A genomic segment from Amycolatopsis camponoti encodes:
- a CDS encoding PLP-dependent aminotransferase family protein, which translates to MDFHVSLAGRGDLSVRIYRQLRDAVLDGRLRAGERLPPTRELARRLAVSRNTVAVAYDRLTADGFLTGRVGAGTYVSGSLPVPKPRKAPAAHGPRPKVIWRSLPAPVAAVAEAPAYDFRVGIPDAALFPLETWRRFLARELRDSVSHYADPAGHAGLRAAIARHVGVSRSVRADADDVLVTQGAQQALDLLCRVLISPGDRVAVEEPGYRQAKLLFASHGAEVVGVPVDGEGLDVAALPSRTKLVYVTPSHQFPLGTPMSLARRTALLAWAARADAVVVEDDYDSEFRFSDRPLEPLQSLDRGGRVAYVGSFSKTLLPMLRLGFLIAPPSLQNALRHARQLSDWHGDVPAQAALARFVDEGLLARHIRRATKVYAERHERLVSTVDRLFAGRLRVVPSAAGLHLCALADVDLEPIAARAAAAGVAVQTLSDLCGGFLGPEPAPGLVLGYGSIPVERIDDGLSALDRAWGSTW; encoded by the coding sequence ATGGACTTCCACGTCAGCCTGGCCGGGCGTGGCGACCTGTCGGTCCGGATCTACCGGCAGCTGCGCGACGCCGTGCTGGACGGCAGGCTGCGGGCGGGGGAGCGGCTGCCGCCGACCCGGGAGCTGGCGCGGCGCCTGGCGGTCTCGCGCAACACCGTCGCGGTCGCCTACGACCGGCTGACCGCCGACGGGTTCCTCACCGGCCGGGTCGGCGCCGGGACGTACGTCAGCGGTTCGCTGCCGGTGCCGAAGCCGCGCAAGGCTCCTGCGGCGCACGGGCCACGGCCGAAGGTGATCTGGCGGTCGTTGCCGGCGCCGGTCGCCGCGGTGGCGGAGGCGCCGGCGTACGACTTCCGCGTCGGCATCCCCGACGCGGCGCTGTTCCCGCTCGAAACCTGGCGGCGCTTCCTCGCCCGCGAACTCCGTGACAGCGTCTCGCACTACGCGGATCCGGCCGGGCACGCCGGCCTGCGCGCGGCGATCGCCCGCCACGTCGGCGTGTCCCGCTCGGTGCGCGCCGACGCCGACGACGTGCTCGTCACGCAAGGGGCGCAGCAGGCCCTCGACCTGCTCTGCCGGGTGCTGATTTCGCCGGGTGACCGGGTGGCCGTCGAAGAACCCGGCTACCGGCAGGCGAAGCTGCTCTTCGCGTCCCACGGCGCCGAAGTCGTCGGTGTGCCCGTGGACGGCGAAGGTCTCGACGTGGCCGCGCTGCCGTCGCGGACGAAGCTGGTGTACGTCACGCCGTCACACCAGTTCCCGCTCGGGACGCCGATGTCCCTGGCCCGCCGCACGGCGCTGCTGGCGTGGGCCGCGCGCGCGGACGCGGTCGTCGTCGAGGACGACTACGACAGCGAGTTCCGGTTCTCCGACCGGCCCCTGGAGCCGTTGCAGAGCCTGGACCGCGGCGGGCGCGTGGCGTATGTCGGGTCGTTCTCGAAGACGCTTCTTCCCATGCTGCGCCTGGGGTTCCTCATCGCACCGCCATCGCTGCAGAACGCGTTGCGGCACGCGCGCCAGCTGTCGGACTGGCACGGCGACGTCCCGGCCCAGGCGGCGCTGGCCCGGTTCGTCGACGAAGGGCTGCTGGCCCGCCACATCCGCCGCGCGACGAAGGTGTACGCGGAGCGCCACGAGCGTCTGGTGTCCACTGTGGACCGGTTGTTCGCGGGACGTCTCCGGGTGGTCCCGTCGGCGGCCGGGCTGCACCTGTGCGCCCTCGCCGACGTCGACCTGGAGCCGATCGCCGCACGGGCGGCGGCCGCGGGAGTGGCGGTCCAGACGCTTTCCGACCTGTGCGGCGGCTTCTTGGGGCCGGAGCCGGCGCCGGGGCTGGTGCTGGGCTACGGCTCGATCCCGGTGGAGAGGATCGACGACGGACTCTCGGCGCTGGACCGGGCTTGGGGCTCCACGTGGTGA
- a CDS encoding MFS transporter, with the protein MTDTAPKPGLVLLVVSTAAFLASLDTFIVTIAFPGIRAAFPGDDLATLSWVLTGYTVLFAAFLAPAGRLADRYGRKRLFLLGVAVFTLASAACAVAPSIPVLVAFRAVQAIGAALVMPTSLALLLTAFPAHRRPMAVGVWASVGAAAAALGPPVGGLLVEASWRWVFLVNLPICALTLLAGPRVLRESRDTTTGVPDLLGAAGLLVGVGALAYALVEAPDHGWTSGPVLLAFAVAAVALAWVPLRSARHAVPVLDLPALRVPTLWLACVTTGVFAAGFAAMLFGNVLFLTSIWHDSILVAGLSLAPGPLMVVPVSILGGRFVHRFGPGPVVALGGVSFGAGVLLWLLRMGSTPDYATSMLPGQLLTGIGVGLILPSLSGVVGTVLPPPRWGAGSSMVNTARQIGTVLGTAVLVAIFAGTPDLTDFRHGWLLVLGTAVATSAGGLLIAARRRTDHHVEPQARSSAESPSSILSTGIEP; encoded by the coding sequence ATGACCGACACCGCGCCGAAGCCCGGCCTCGTGCTCCTGGTCGTGTCGACCGCGGCGTTCCTCGCGAGCCTCGACACGTTCATCGTCACGATCGCGTTCCCCGGCATCCGGGCCGCCTTCCCCGGCGACGACCTCGCCACGCTGTCGTGGGTCCTCACCGGCTACACGGTCCTGTTCGCCGCCTTCCTCGCCCCGGCCGGGCGGCTGGCCGACCGGTACGGCCGCAAGCGCCTGTTCCTCCTCGGCGTCGCCGTGTTCACCCTCGCTTCGGCCGCCTGTGCCGTCGCGCCGTCGATCCCCGTCCTCGTCGCCTTCCGCGCGGTGCAGGCGATCGGCGCCGCGCTCGTCATGCCGACGTCGCTCGCCCTGCTGCTGACGGCGTTCCCCGCGCACCGGCGGCCGATGGCGGTCGGCGTCTGGGCTTCCGTGGGCGCGGCGGCGGCCGCGCTCGGGCCGCCCGTCGGCGGTCTGCTCGTCGAGGCGTCCTGGCGCTGGGTGTTCCTGGTGAACCTGCCGATCTGCGCGCTGACGCTGCTGGCCGGGCCCCGGGTGCTGCGCGAGTCGCGGGACACCACCACCGGCGTCCCGGACCTGCTCGGCGCGGCCGGCCTCCTGGTCGGCGTCGGGGCGCTGGCCTACGCGCTGGTCGAAGCACCCGACCACGGCTGGACCTCGGGGCCGGTGCTGCTCGCGTTCGCGGTCGCCGCCGTCGCGCTGGCCTGGGTACCGCTGCGCTCGGCGCGCCACGCCGTACCGGTGCTGGACCTGCCGGCGCTGCGCGTCCCCACGCTGTGGCTGGCGTGCGTCACGACCGGGGTGTTCGCGGCCGGGTTCGCCGCGATGCTGTTCGGCAACGTGCTGTTCCTGACGTCGATCTGGCACGACTCGATCCTGGTGGCCGGCCTGTCCCTGGCCCCGGGCCCGCTGATGGTGGTGCCGGTGTCGATCCTGGGCGGCCGGTTCGTGCACCGCTTCGGCCCGGGCCCGGTGGTCGCCCTCGGCGGCGTCTCGTTCGGGGCGGGCGTGCTGCTCTGGTTGCTGCGCATGGGTTCGACGCCCGACTACGCGACGTCGATGCTGCCGGGTCAGCTCCTGACGGGCATCGGCGTCGGGCTGATCCTGCCGAGCCTGTCGGGCGTGGTGGGCACGGTCCTGCCACCGCCCCGGTGGGGCGCGGGGTCGTCGATGGTCAACACGGCGCGGCAGATCGGAACGGTCCTGGGAACGGCGGTCCTGGTGGCGATCTTCGCGGGAACGCCGGACCTGACGGACTTCCGCCACGGCTGGCTCTTGGTCCTGGGTACGGCGGTGGCGACATCGGCGGGCGGGCTGCTGATCGCCGCGCGCCGCCGCACGGATCACCACGTGGAGCCCCAAGCCCGGTCCAGCGCCGAGAGTCCGTCGTCGATCCTCTCCACCGGGATCGAGCCGTAG
- a CDS encoding amidohydrolase family protein has protein sequence MYSKDGETYFIVDAHVALWDARPENQRNIHGKQFIDCFYDYHRNLSPESEVWPYEDYLYQGGERLMKDLFDDGYVDHAIFQPAHLGAFYNNGFGQTEEAFALQQKHPDKLTYNHNFDPRLEQAGLDQLKRDAERFGLKGVKLYTAEWQGDSRGYKLDDKWTYKYFEACQELGIKNIHVHKGPTIRPLDRDAFDVADVDHVATDFTDLNFVVEHCGLPRLEDFCWIATQEPNVHAGLAVAMPFIHTRPKYFAQIIGELLYWLDEDRIQFSSDYAIWTPRWLVERFVDFQIPEDLPEYAPLTADQKKKILGLNAAAMYDIPVPAELRLAPIETQAVSVA, from the coding sequence ATGTACAGCAAGGACGGCGAGACGTACTTCATCGTGGATGCCCACGTGGCACTCTGGGACGCACGGCCGGAGAACCAGCGCAACATCCACGGCAAGCAGTTCATCGACTGCTTCTACGACTACCACCGCAACCTCAGCCCCGAGTCCGAGGTCTGGCCGTACGAGGACTACCTCTACCAGGGCGGCGAGCGGCTGATGAAGGACCTGTTCGACGACGGGTACGTCGACCACGCGATCTTCCAGCCCGCCCACCTCGGCGCGTTCTACAACAACGGCTTCGGGCAGACCGAGGAAGCCTTCGCCCTCCAGCAGAAGCACCCCGACAAGCTCACGTACAACCACAATTTCGACCCGCGGCTCGAACAGGCCGGGCTGGACCAGCTCAAGCGCGACGCCGAGCGCTTCGGCCTCAAGGGCGTCAAGCTCTACACCGCCGAGTGGCAGGGCGACTCGCGCGGGTACAAGCTCGACGACAAGTGGACGTACAAGTACTTCGAGGCCTGCCAGGAACTCGGGATCAAGAACATCCACGTCCACAAGGGACCGACGATCCGCCCGCTGGACCGCGACGCCTTCGACGTCGCCGACGTCGACCACGTGGCCACCGACTTCACCGACCTCAACTTCGTCGTGGAGCACTGCGGCCTGCCCCGGCTGGAGGACTTCTGCTGGATCGCGACGCAGGAGCCGAACGTCCACGCGGGCCTCGCCGTCGCGATGCCGTTCATCCACACGCGGCCGAAGTACTTCGCGCAGATCATCGGCGAACTGCTGTACTGGCTCGACGAAGACCGGATCCAGTTCTCCAGCGACTACGCGATCTGGACGCCTCGCTGGCTGGTCGAGCGGTTCGTGGACTTCCAGATCCCGGAAGACCTGCCGGAGTACGCACCGCTGACGGCCGACCAGAAGAAGAAGATCCTCGGCCTCAACGCGGCGGCGATGTACGACATCCCGGTGCCCGCGGAGCTGCGGCTCGCGCCGATCGAGACCCAGGCCGTGTCGGTGGCGTGA
- a CDS encoding bifunctional nuclease family protein: MVSVIPIEVVGMAVPVPGEAPLMLLREPDGARRWLAIMIGYGEAEALVRAREQIAQPRPGTIELLGDVLAAFGQGVAAVELTEVRDGIFYADLVLVSGTRVSARPSDAVALGLRQGAPIRVAEEVLDVASVQLEVEQEAEGPAADVLDTEAEVARFRAELDGLRPEDFGDL, translated from the coding sequence GTGGTCAGCGTGATCCCGATCGAGGTCGTGGGGATGGCCGTTCCGGTGCCCGGCGAGGCGCCTCTGATGCTGCTCCGGGAGCCGGACGGCGCCCGCCGCTGGCTGGCCATCATGATCGGCTACGGCGAGGCCGAGGCCCTCGTGCGGGCACGTGAGCAGATCGCGCAGCCGCGGCCGGGCACGATCGAGCTGCTCGGTGACGTGCTCGCGGCGTTCGGCCAGGGCGTCGCCGCCGTCGAGCTGACCGAGGTGCGGGACGGCATCTTCTACGCCGACCTCGTGCTCGTCTCCGGCACCCGCGTCTCGGCCCGCCCCAGCGACGCCGTCGCGCTCGGCCTGCGCCAGGGTGCCCCGATCCGCGTCGCCGAAGAGGTGCTCGACGTCGCGTCGGTGCAGCTGGAGGTCGAGCAGGAAGCCGAAGGGCCCGCCGCCGACGTGCTGGACACCGAGGCCGAGGTCGCCCGCTTCCGCGCCGAGCTCGACGGCTTGCGGCCCGAAGACTTCGGCGACCTGTAA
- a CDS encoding NAD(P)-dependent alcohol dehydrogenase, translating into MKAVQVVGYDEPLRMTDVPEPAVTGPFDVIVKIGGAGVCRTDLHILEGQWKEKSGVTLPYTIGHENAGWVHAVGSAVTNVAEGDKVIVHPLITCGLCRACRFGDDVHCTQSQFPGIDTAGGYAEYLKTSARSVVKIDDSLEPADVAALADAGLTAYHAAAKAARRLRPGDKCVVIGAGGLGHIGIQVLKAISAAELIVVDRNPEAVKLAVSIGADHGVVGDGSQVSQVLDLTGGNGAETVIDFVGEGGATRDGIAMLRRAGDYHVVGYGENIDVPTIDVISTEINLIGNLVGSYNDLCELMVLAAQGRVKLHTARYSLDDFQEALDDLDAGRIRGRAILVP; encoded by the coding sequence ATGAAGGCGGTCCAGGTCGTCGGGTACGACGAGCCGTTGCGGATGACCGACGTCCCGGAGCCCGCGGTCACCGGCCCGTTCGACGTCATCGTGAAGATCGGTGGCGCGGGCGTGTGCCGCACCGACCTGCACATCCTGGAAGGGCAGTGGAAGGAGAAGTCCGGCGTCACGCTGCCCTACACGATCGGGCACGAGAACGCGGGCTGGGTGCACGCGGTCGGCAGTGCGGTCACGAACGTCGCCGAGGGCGACAAGGTGATCGTGCACCCGCTGATCACGTGCGGGCTGTGCCGGGCGTGCCGCTTCGGCGACGACGTCCACTGCACGCAGTCGCAGTTCCCCGGCATCGACACCGCGGGCGGCTACGCCGAGTACCTCAAGACGTCCGCGCGCAGTGTCGTGAAGATCGACGACTCGCTGGAGCCGGCGGACGTCGCGGCGCTGGCGGACGCCGGGCTGACGGCGTATCACGCGGCGGCGAAAGCGGCGCGGCGCCTGCGTCCGGGCGACAAGTGCGTCGTCATCGGCGCGGGCGGGCTCGGGCACATCGGCATCCAGGTGCTCAAGGCGATCTCGGCGGCCGAGCTGATCGTCGTGGACCGCAACCCGGAGGCGGTGAAGCTGGCGGTGTCGATCGGCGCGGACCACGGCGTGGTAGGCGACGGCTCCCAGGTCTCGCAGGTGCTCGACCTGACCGGCGGGAACGGCGCCGAGACGGTGATCGACTTCGTCGGCGAGGGCGGCGCGACGCGCGACGGGATCGCGATGCTGCGGCGGGCGGGCGACTACCACGTCGTCGGCTACGGCGAGAACATCGACGTCCCGACGATCGACGTCATCTCGACGGAGATCAACTTGATCGGCAACCTGGTGGGGTCCTACAACGACCTGTGCGAGCTGATGGTGCTGGCCGCGCAGGGCCGCGTGAAGCTCCACACGGCCCGCTACTCGCTGGACGACTTCCAGGAGGCCCTGGACGACCTCGACGCCGGACGCATCCGCGGCCGAGCGATCCTGGTCCCCTGA
- a CDS encoding MFS transporter translates to MTVTLDRPAPARPGRLLAAAQLAGSLGDGAFLTCSVLFFTRIVGLTPAQVGLGLTLGWAVGSVAGVPLGHLADRHGARGSAVLLALATSASILTFLLVRTPLLFVLAACLYGSCQTGLAAVRQALLAALADPERRTRIRAQLQSAGNAGLAVGAGLGGLALSADTAPAYLTVFVLDAATFVVTAGLMLALPAVTPSAPRAGEPKLAVLRDRPYALVTLLNAILLLRMPLLSVAIPLWIVERTAAPGWTVSALFVLNTVVVVLLQVRVAGRLASIGSAARMVRRSGVLLLASCVAFALSASGTSPWIAFAVLVVGAVVQVFGEMLQSAGTWEIGFALAPADRQGQYQGFFGTGVSVARAIGPVLLSTVVIGWGLPGWLLLGAVFLAAGWAMGPAVRWAQATR, encoded by the coding sequence ATGACCGTGACCTTGGACCGCCCCGCTCCCGCCCGCCCCGGCCGGCTGCTGGCCGCCGCCCAGCTGGCCGGGTCGCTCGGCGACGGCGCGTTCCTGACCTGCTCGGTGCTGTTCTTCACGCGGATCGTCGGGCTGACGCCGGCGCAGGTCGGGCTGGGCCTCACGCTCGGCTGGGCGGTCGGCTCGGTCGCGGGCGTGCCGCTCGGCCACCTCGCCGACCGCCACGGCGCGCGCGGCTCCGCGGTGCTGCTCGCGCTGGCGACGAGCGCGTCCATCCTGACGTTCCTGCTGGTCCGCACGCCGCTGCTGTTCGTCCTCGCCGCGTGCCTCTACGGCAGCTGCCAGACCGGTCTGGCCGCCGTCCGCCAGGCGCTGCTGGCCGCGCTCGCCGACCCGGAGCGGCGGACGCGCATCCGGGCCCAGCTGCAGTCGGCGGGCAACGCGGGGCTCGCCGTCGGCGCCGGCCTGGGCGGCCTCGCGCTCTCGGCCGACACCGCGCCGGCGTACCTGACGGTCTTCGTCCTCGACGCCGCGACCTTCGTGGTCACCGCCGGTCTCATGCTCGCGCTGCCCGCCGTGACTCCGTCGGCCCCGCGCGCCGGGGAGCCGAAGCTGGCGGTGCTGCGCGACCGGCCCTACGCGCTGGTGACGCTGCTCAACGCGATCCTGCTGCTGCGGATGCCGCTGCTGAGCGTCGCGATCCCGCTGTGGATCGTCGAGCGGACCGCCGCGCCGGGCTGGACGGTGTCCGCGCTGTTCGTGCTCAACACGGTCGTCGTGGTGCTGCTCCAGGTCCGGGTCGCGGGACGCCTGGCGAGCATCGGCTCGGCGGCGCGGATGGTGCGCCGGTCCGGCGTGCTGCTCCTCGCGTCCTGCGTGGCGTTCGCGCTGTCGGCGTCCGGGACTTCGCCGTGGATCGCGTTCGCGGTGCTGGTGGTGGGCGCGGTGGTGCAGGTGTTCGGCGAGATGCTGCAGTCGGCCGGCACCTGGGAAATCGGCTTCGCGCTGGCGCCGGCCGACCGGCAGGGGCAGTACCAGGGGTTCTTCGGCACGGGGGTGTCGGTGGCGCGCGCGATCGGGCCGGTGCTGCTCAGCACCGTCGTGATCGGCTGGGGCCTGCCGGGGTGGCTGCTGCTGGGCGCGGTCTTCCTGGCGGCGGGCTGGGCGATGGGCCCGGCGGTGCGCTGGGCCCAGGCCACGCGCTGA
- a CDS encoding SRPBCC family protein, which yields MEPTISRSIDVPAAPGTVWSWVTDLPRMGELSPENIGGRWLDTPGLGARFRGRNRNGELQWWTRVKVVAYEEERRFAFDVRTPLGSRVSRWEYVLAPTPTGCRVTENWYRSGAWVVRKFMGPRVTGRADRPGYNVRSIEHTLAAVKARAEEQAAAA from the coding sequence GTGGAACCGACGATTTCGCGCAGCATCGACGTCCCGGCCGCCCCGGGCACGGTGTGGTCGTGGGTCACCGACCTGCCCCGCATGGGGGAGCTGAGCCCGGAGAACATCGGCGGCCGCTGGCTCGACACCCCCGGCCTCGGCGCGCGCTTCCGCGGCCGCAACCGCAACGGCGAGCTGCAGTGGTGGACGCGGGTGAAGGTGGTGGCCTACGAGGAGGAGCGCCGGTTCGCGTTCGACGTGCGGACGCCGCTGGGCTCGCGCGTCTCGCGGTGGGAGTACGTGCTGGCGCCGACACCGACGGGGTGCCGGGTGACCGAGAACTGGTACCGCAGCGGCGCCTGGGTGGTGCGCAAGTTCATGGGGCCGCGGGTGACCGGGCGGGCGGACCGGCCGGGGTACAACGTCCGGTCGATCGAGCACACGCTCGCCGCGGTGAAGGCCCGTGCCGAAGAGCAGGCCGCGGCAGCGTGA
- a CDS encoding helix-turn-helix domain-containing protein: protein MENPQVQVTRSFDARGAAAIAPRLRASWQRSERYGVPEDEVVPVFSGAVDTGSLLYECGTEVLRGLQTTLANEPISLMITDSEGLVLSRLCTDASINRSLDRVHLAPGFYFAESNAGTNGLGLALADRAPSLVRASEHYCTDLRGYTCAAVPVLDPLTGALAGSVNLTTWSEQSSGLLLALAQAAAGNTAALMLARASGRIARPTPRGEVFRVYADRVDPGDVPRLSPAWTTAVAEAHTAFGAGRVVAVVGEPGAGKTALAALARRDLRPRERLLNARPPAPDDVDTWLTLWTPELAKDGTCVIVSGVEALPAWAAEELARRFAEVRGGGPAPFVLTAVDAGSVPAALRPLVDLVVELPALRFRPDDVLPLAHHFARRDRGRDVTFTSAASRALTAFDWPENAKQLRRVVREAASRSDVIDTAHLPAEVFSGVGHRLSRLQAMERDEIVRCLSEPGATVVHAAEKLGMGRATLYRKMAQYGLNARQLKS, encoded by the coding sequence GTGGAGAACCCGCAGGTGCAGGTCACGCGCTCGTTCGACGCGCGCGGGGCGGCCGCCATCGCGCCCCGGCTGCGGGCGTCGTGGCAGCGCAGCGAGCGGTACGGCGTGCCCGAGGACGAGGTCGTGCCGGTCTTCTCGGGCGCGGTCGACACCGGGTCACTGCTCTACGAATGCGGCACCGAGGTGCTGCGCGGCCTGCAGACGACGCTGGCCAACGAGCCGATCAGCCTGATGATCACCGACAGCGAAGGCCTGGTGCTGAGCCGGCTGTGCACGGACGCGTCCATCAACCGCTCGCTCGACCGCGTGCACCTGGCGCCGGGGTTCTACTTCGCGGAGAGCAACGCGGGCACCAACGGGCTCGGCCTGGCGCTCGCCGACCGGGCGCCGTCGCTGGTCCGGGCGAGCGAGCACTACTGCACCGACCTGCGGGGCTACACCTGCGCGGCGGTCCCGGTGCTCGACCCGCTGACCGGTGCGCTCGCCGGCAGCGTCAACCTCACGACCTGGTCGGAGCAGTCGTCGGGGCTGCTGCTGGCGCTGGCGCAGGCCGCCGCCGGGAACACCGCGGCGCTGATGCTGGCGCGCGCGTCCGGGCGCATCGCCCGGCCGACCCCGCGAGGCGAGGTCTTCCGGGTCTACGCCGACCGCGTCGACCCGGGTGACGTGCCGCGGCTTTCGCCCGCCTGGACCACCGCGGTCGCCGAGGCGCACACGGCGTTCGGCGCCGGTCGGGTGGTCGCGGTCGTCGGTGAGCCGGGCGCGGGCAAGACGGCGCTGGCGGCGCTGGCGCGGCGGGACCTGCGGCCCCGCGAGCGCCTCCTCAACGCGCGCCCGCCGGCCCCCGACGACGTCGACACGTGGCTGACGCTGTGGACGCCCGAGCTGGCCAAGGACGGCACGTGCGTGATCGTGTCGGGCGTGGAGGCGCTGCCCGCGTGGGCGGCGGAGGAGCTGGCGCGGCGGTTCGCCGAGGTCCGGGGCGGCGGGCCGGCACCGTTCGTGCTCACCGCGGTGGACGCCGGCTCGGTGCCGGCGGCGCTGCGGCCGCTGGTCGACCTGGTCGTCGAGCTGCCGGCGCTGCGGTTCCGGCCGGACGACGTCCTCCCGCTGGCCCACCACTTCGCCCGGCGGGACCGCGGCCGGGACGTCACGTTCACTTCGGCGGCGTCACGGGCGTTGACGGCGTTCGACTGGCCGGAGAACGCGAAGCAGCTACGGCGGGTTGTGCGCGAAGCGGCTTCGCGGTCCGACGTGATCGACACGGCGCATCTGCCCGCCGAGGTGTTCAGCGGAGTGGGACATCGGTTGAGCCGGTTGCAGGCGATGGAACGGGACGAGATCGTCCGGTGCCTGTCCGAGCCGGGGGCGACGGTGGTGCACGCGGCGGAGAAGCTCGGCATGGGCCGGGCGACGCTCTACCGGAAGATGGCGCAGTACGGGCTGAACGCGCGGCAGCTGAAGTCGTAG
- a CDS encoding CehA/McbA family metallohydrolase — translation MSSGDLSRRALLRASGVAAAGAALGMLPGVAFADQPGGTGSQTRTVTGTLKPDVPDWYYLPVDVPRGVRQIDVVYSYDKPQVPAGTRGNACDIGMFGPEGHELGNARGFRGWSGGFRDRFSISAAEATPGYLAGPVKPGRWHVILGPYTVAPQGLNYKVDITLTFGPDAAPFVPKPAPESAPARERGRAWYRGDGHLHTVHSDGRRTPDQLVADARAAGLDFIVSTDHNTSSSQLVWGRYATDDLLILNGEEVTTRSGHWPAIGLPAGTWIDWRYRAADPQDFRRFTDQVHRAGGLVTAAHPFANCFGCTYEFAYEIADLVEVWNGPWTQDDEASVIHWDGLLRGGRFIPAIGDSDAHNPDQRVALPHTVVLADRLRRKELLEGLKAGRSWLAESSAVQLDFTVSGGGRTAGIGERLPAGTGTPVTVRAAVGGVPGTTVTFLDQLGPEHTETIGDSGAATVTWTTYPRYSRWVRVEVRRPSGGPNTTQPNAMVAMSNPIFLGATH, via the coding sequence ATGAGTTCTGGGGACTTGAGCCGGCGCGCGCTGCTGCGCGCGAGCGGCGTGGCGGCGGCCGGGGCGGCCTTGGGGATGCTGCCCGGCGTCGCGTTCGCCGACCAGCCGGGCGGCACCGGCAGCCAGACCCGGACGGTCACGGGCACCCTGAAACCGGACGTGCCGGACTGGTACTACCTGCCGGTCGACGTCCCGCGCGGGGTGCGCCAGATCGACGTCGTCTACTCCTACGACAAGCCCCAGGTGCCCGCCGGGACCCGCGGGAACGCCTGCGACATCGGCATGTTCGGCCCGGAAGGCCACGAGCTGGGCAACGCGCGCGGCTTCCGCGGCTGGTCCGGCGGCTTCCGCGACCGGTTCTCGATCAGCGCGGCCGAGGCGACGCCCGGCTACCTCGCCGGCCCGGTCAAGCCGGGCCGGTGGCACGTCATCCTCGGGCCGTACACCGTCGCGCCGCAGGGCCTGAACTACAAAGTGGACATCACGCTGACCTTCGGGCCGGACGCGGCACCGTTCGTGCCGAAGCCCGCGCCGGAGTCCGCGCCGGCCCGCGAGCGCGGCCGCGCCTGGTACCGCGGCGACGGCCACCTGCACACCGTGCACTCCGACGGCCGCCGCACCCCGGACCAGCTGGTCGCCGACGCGCGCGCCGCCGGCCTCGACTTCATCGTCTCCACCGACCACAACACGTCGAGCTCCCAGCTCGTCTGGGGCCGGTACGCCACCGACGACCTGCTGATCCTCAACGGCGAAGAGGTGACGACGCGGTCCGGGCACTGGCCCGCGATCGGCCTGCCCGCCGGCACGTGGATCGACTGGCGCTACCGGGCCGCCGACCCGCAGGACTTCCGCCGCTTCACCGACCAGGTGCACCGCGCGGGCGGCCTGGTCACCGCGGCGCACCCGTTCGCGAACTGCTTCGGCTGCACCTACGAGTTCGCGTACGAGATCGCCGACCTCGTCGAGGTGTGGAACGGGCCGTGGACCCAGGACGACGAGGCGAGCGTCATCCACTGGGACGGCCTGCTGCGCGGCGGCCGGTTCATCCCGGCCATCGGCGACTCCGACGCGCACAACCCGGACCAGCGCGTCGCGCTGCCGCACACCGTGGTGCTCGCGGACCGGTTGCGCCGCAAGGAACTCCTGGAGGGCCTGAAGGCGGGACGGTCGTGGCTGGCGGAGTCGTCGGCGGTCCAGCTGGACTTCACGGTGTCCGGCGGCGGCCGTACGGCGGGGATCGGCGAGCGGCTCCCGGCGGGCACCGGGACGCCGGTGACGGTGCGCGCGGCGGTCGGCGGCGTGCCGGGGACGACGGTCACGTTCCTCGACCAGCTGGGGCCGGAGCACACGGAGACGATCGGCGACTCGGGAGCGGCCACGGTGACGTGGACGACGTACCCGCGTTACTCGCGGTGGGTGCGCGTCGAGGTCCGTCGCCCGTCCGGGGGCCCGAACACCACCCAGCCGAACGCGATGGTGGCGATGTCCAATCCGATCTTCCTCGGCGCCACCCACTGA
- a CDS encoding iron-sulfur cluster assembly protein translates to MDAYTALDAVLDPELDEPITDLGFVKSLTVDGTRVTVHLRLPTSFCAPNFAYLMASDAKDVLTALPWTSEVVVELDDHHDSDLINRGLAADAGYRGTFGHEAEEDLEELRLTFRRKAHQAAMERALTVLLRADEDVDLHGVTLADLPDVPAAAALLRRREALGLPSDPSSPVLVDHDGTPFPREEIPLRLRFARSVRISIEGNSHFCRGLLRTRYPESTVEVSA, encoded by the coding sequence GTGGACGCCTACACCGCGCTGGACGCGGTTCTCGACCCGGAGCTCGACGAGCCCATCACCGACCTCGGCTTCGTCAAGTCGCTCACCGTGGACGGCACCCGGGTGACCGTCCACTTGCGACTGCCGACGTCGTTCTGCGCGCCGAACTTCGCCTACCTCATGGCGTCGGACGCCAAGGACGTGCTGACCGCGCTGCCGTGGACGTCCGAGGTCGTGGTGGAGCTCGACGACCACCACGACTCCGATCTCATCAACCGCGGGCTCGCCGCGGACGCCGGCTACCGCGGGACGTTCGGCCACGAAGCCGAGGAAGACCTCGAGGAGCTGAGGCTGACGTTCCGGCGCAAGGCGCACCAGGCGGCGATGGAACGCGCGCTGACGGTGCTGCTGCGCGCGGACGAGGACGTCGACCTGCACGGCGTCACCCTCGCGGACCTGCCGGACGTTCCCGCCGCCGCGGCACTGCTGCGGCGGCGGGAAGCGCTCGGGCTTCCGTCCGATCCTTCCTCCCCGGTGCTCGTCGATCACGACGGAACCCCGTTCCCCCGCGAGGAAATCCCGCTGCGGCTACGGTTCGCCCGGTCGGTCCGCATCTCGATCGAAGGCAACTCGCACTTTTGCCGCGGGCTGCTCCGCACCCGTTACCCCGAGTCCACTGTGGAGGTTTCAGCATGA